One Pyrus communis chromosome 4, drPyrComm1.1, whole genome shotgun sequence genomic region harbors:
- the LOC137732114 gene encoding DNA-directed RNA polymerase V subunit 7-like, translated as MFLKVQLPWNVVIPAESLDMKGLMLQKSIVVRLLEDFASRKATKDLGYYLALTTLESVGEGKVRQQTGDVLFPVVFSAVTFKLFRGEIAEGVVHKVLKHGVFLSCGPVENMYLSKMKMPDYDYVPGENPVFMNRKMSKIEKGTTVRFIVIGTKWLEAQREFQALVGLHVDYLGPVS; from the coding sequence ATGTTTCTGAAAGTACAGTTGCCCTGGAATGTTGTAATCCCTGCTGAGAGCTTGGATATGAAGGGTCTGATGCTCCAAAAGTCGATTGTTGTCCGCCTGCTGGAGGACTTTGCATCAAGAAAGGCAACCAAAGATCTGGGCTACTATCTTGCTCTCACAACTCTGGAGAGTGTAGGAGAGGGCAAAGTGAGGCAGCAGACTGGGGATGTTCTGTTTCCAGTTGTTTTTAGCGCTGTTACCTTCAAGCTTTTCAGGGGAGAGATCGCAGAGGGTGTAGTTCACAAAGTTCTGAAGCATGGAGTTTTCCTCAGTTGCGGCCCAGTTGAAAACATGTATCTCTCGAAGATGAAAATGCCGGATTACGATTATGTGCCTGGGGAGAATCCTGTATTCATGAACAGGAAGATGTCAAAAATTGAGAAAGGCACCACCGTACGCTTCATCGTCATCGGGACTAAGTGGCTTGAGGCACAAAGGGAATTTCAGGCTTTGGTTGGCTTGCATGTAGATTATCTAGGACCAGTTTCTTAG
- the LOC137732724 gene encoding uncharacterized protein, with translation MAVKERKGKKYSQEPGERVAEWGVERGRNEEGQLVGTGALNLDNLTILVAETVALQEGLLLARHKGVKMLMVEGDSRLVIQVVQDVWMLHLKPIIAYIKWLASGFQHISWKHIYREANFMVDALAHLGLSVQPSFLGLLSSVFGYEGL, from the exons ATGGCGGTGAAGGAGAGGAAAGGAAAAAAGTACTCCCAGGAACCCGGAGAAAGAGTGGCTGAATGGGGAGTGGAGAGAGGAAG AAATGAGGAGGGGCAACTTGTTGGTACTGGGGCGTTGAACTTAGATAATCTCACCATTTTAGTTGCGGAGACTGTTGCTTTACAGGAAGGGCTTTTGTTGGCCAGACATAAAGGTGTGAAGATGCTGATGGTGGAAGGGGATTCTAGGCTAGTCATCCAGGTGGTGCAAGATGTTTGGATGCTGCATCTTAAACCTATCATAGCATATATAAAATGGTTGGCTTCTGGGTTTCAGCACATCAGTTGGAAACATATTTATAGGGAGGCTAATTTCATGGTGGACGCATTAGCTCATTTGGGCCTCAGTGTGCAACCCTCATTTTTAGGATTATTGTCTTCCGTTTTCGGCTACGAAGgcctttaa
- the LOC137731488 gene encoding CRM-domain containing factor CFM3A, chloroplastic/mitochondrial isoform X2: MTLVPSRQLYPTSLFDSFQSSLSKFNGAHVQFFRYGSSIPFKNHTFYATHYIISSPLNPDQNPVRKSNFVGRNRPVYQYKPKRNLCSSSWINKWNESQKHNRPKPPRAVLDYQSSESGNGSGNGGGSTMEKIVEKLKKFGYVDDSNDTKGEVRERVIEKGSVEDIFYVEEGILPNSRGGFSADSPLGVENVFGSDGKVRFPWEKPAEEEKQEEGSVRRKSRTSVAELTLPESELRRLRNLTFQKKHKTRIGGAGVTQAVVDMIHERWKTSEIVRLKVEGPPALNMKRMHEILERKTGGLVVWRSGTSLSLYRGVSYEVPSVQLNKRIYKKNDSSSASLPTVADKSVGNFVEIASYSNVNTPQEKLENTFLEKKDKEQLPEVKYEDEVDELLDSLGPRFKDWPGCDPLPVDADMLPGIVPGYEPPFRVLPYGVRSSLGLQEATSLRRLARVLPPHFALGRSRQLQGLAVAMAKLWERSLIAKIALKRGVQLTTSERMAEDIKRLTGGVLLSRNKDFLVFYRGKNFLSPDVTEALLERERLAKSLQDEEEQARLRASAMVMPNVEQAQHFGTAGTLGETLDADAKWGKRMDNHHKKKVMQEADILRHANLVRKLERKLAFAERKLMKAEQALSKVEECLKPSMQQADPDSITDEERFMFRKLGLRMKAFLLLDVECLMVQWRTCIYTGNTGNWSR, from the exons ATGACTCTCGTGCCCAGTCGTCAACTTTACCCTACGAGCTTGTTCGACTCGTTCCAGAGCTCCTTGTCGAAATTCAATGGTGCCCATGTCCAGTTCTTCAGGTATGGCtcttcaattcctttcaagaacCACACTTTCTATGCCACCCACTACATTATCAGCTCTCCCTTAAACCCTGACCAAAACCCAGTGAGGAAATCGAATTTTGTTGGGAGAAATCGACCCGTTTATCAGTATAAACCCAAGAGAAATTTGTGTAGTAGTAGTTGGATTAATAAATGGAATGAATCCCAAAAGCATAATCGACCAAAACCGCCTCGGGCTGTGTTGGATTATCAGAGTAGTGAAAGTGGGAATGGTTCAGGAAATGGCGGTGGTAGTACAATGGAGAAGATAGTGGAGAAATTGAAGAAGTTCGGGTACGTTGATGATAGTAATGACACTAAAGGGGAAGTAAGGGAGAGAGTGATTGAGAAGGGTTCAGTGGAGGATATATTTTATGTTGAGGAAGGAATTCTGCCAAATTCGAGAGGTGGGTTCTCGGCTGATTCACCATTGGGGGTAGAGAATGTGTTTGGAAGTGATGGGAAGGTAAGGTTTCCATGGGAAAAGCCTGCAGAGGAAGAGAAGCAAGAGGAGGGTTCGGTGAGGAGGAAGAGTAGGACTTCAGTAGCGGAATTGACTCTTCCGGAGTCTGAGTTGAGGAGGCTGAGGAATTTGACATTTCAGAAGAAGCACAAGACTAGGATTGGAGGTGCTGGTGTTACCCAAGCTGTAGTGGACATGATCCACGAGAGATGGAAGACTTCGGAGATTGTGAGATTGAAAGTTGAAGGTCCACCAGCTCTTAACATGAAGAGAATGCATGAGATATTGGAG CGGAAAACTGGTGGTTTGGTGGTTTGGAGGTCGGGTACATCTCTTTCTTTATACAGAGGTGTGAGCTATGAGGTTCCTTCAGTGCAGCTAAACAAGCGGATATACAAGAAAAATGACAGCTCTTCGGCATCTTTACCAACTGTTGCTGATAAATCTGTGGGAAACTTTGTTGAGATTGCTTCTTATAGTAATGTAAATACACCCCAAGAAAAGCTGGAGAATACTTTCTTGGAGAAGAAAGACAAAGAACAATTGCCAGAAGTGAAGTATGAAGATGAAGTAGACGAACTTTTAGATAGTTTAGGCCCCAGATTCAAAGATTGGCCTGGATGTGATCCATTACCTGTAGATGCAGATATGCTTCCAGGGATAGTTCCTGGTTACGAACCACCCTTCAGAGTACTTCCGTATGGTGTGCGATCTTCCCTTGGTTTACAAGAGGCAACATCTTTGAGAAGGCTGGCGAGGGTTCTTCCACCACATTTTGCTTTAG GTCGAAGCAGACAGCTCCAGGGTCTAGCAGTGGCCATGGCTAAATTATGGGAACGAAGTTTGATTGCAAAGATTGCACTGAAACGTGGTGTCCAGCTGACTACTAGTGAGCGAATGGCTGAAGACATCAAG AGATTGACTGGGGGTGTGCTGCTATCTCGAAACAAGGACTTCTTGGTCTTCTATAGGGGGAAGAATTTTTTGTCTCCAGATGTCACTGAAGCGTTACTGGAAAGGGAGAGATTAGCGAAATCCCTTCAAGATGAAGAGGAGCAGGCAAGGTTAAGAGCTTCAGCCATGGTCATGCCAAATGTTGAACAAGCTCAACACTTTGGTACCGCGGGTACACTTggggagactttggatgcagATGCTAAGTGGGGAAAGAGGATGGATAATCATCATAAGAAAAAAGTGATGCAAGAAGCAGACATATTAAGGCATGCCAATCTGGTCAGAAAGCTTGAACGAAAGCTTGCCTTT GCTGAAAGAAAGTTAATGAAAGCTGAACAAGCCTTATCTAAGGTAGAGGAGTGTTTGAAACCATCTATGCAGCAAGCTGACCCAGACAGCATTACTGATGAAGAGAGGTTTATGTTTCGTAAGCTTGGTTTACGGATGAAAGCTTTCTTACTTCTTG ACGTGGAGTGTTTGATGGTACAGTGGAGAACATGCATTTACACTGGAAATACCGGGAATTGGTCAAGATAA
- the LOC137731488 gene encoding CRM-domain containing factor CFM3A, chloroplastic/mitochondrial isoform X1: MTLVPSRQLYPTSLFDSFQSSLSKFNGAHVQFFRYGSSIPFKNHTFYATHYIISSPLNPDQNPVRKSNFVGRNRPVYQYKPKRNLCSSSWINKWNESQKHNRPKPPRAVLDYQSSESGNGSGNGGGSTMEKIVEKLKKFGYVDDSNDTKGEVRERVIEKGSVEDIFYVEEGILPNSRGGFSADSPLGVENVFGSDGKVRFPWEKPAEEEKQEEGSVRRKSRTSVAELTLPESELRRLRNLTFQKKHKTRIGGAGVTQAVVDMIHERWKTSEIVRLKVEGPPALNMKRMHEILERKTGGLVVWRSGTSLSLYRGVSYEVPSVQLNKRIYKKNDSSSASLPTVADKSVGNFVEIASYSNVNTPQEKLENTFLEKKDKEQLPEVKYEDEVDELLDSLGPRFKDWPGCDPLPVDADMLPGIVPGYEPPFRVLPYGVRSSLGLQEATSLRRLARVLPPHFALGRSRQLQGLAVAMAKLWERSLIAKIALKRGVQLTTSERMAEDIKRLTGGVLLSRNKDFLVFYRGKNFLSPDVTEALLERERLAKSLQDEEEQARLRASAMVMPNVEQAQHFGTAGTLGETLDADAKWGKRMDNHHKKKVMQEADILRHANLVRKLERKLAFAERKLMKAEQALSKVEECLKPSMQQADPDSITDEERFMFRKLGLRMKAFLLLGRRGVFDGTVENMHLHWKYRELVKIMVNAKSFEQVKKIALALEAESGGVLVSVDKVSKKFAIIVYRGKDYHRPSTLRPKNLLTKRKALARSIEIQRQEALLKHISVVQSKVDTLRSEIEQMDAVKERGDEVLYNKLDSSYPTDDDDDSEASICLIFYVYSLCG, from the exons ATGACTCTCGTGCCCAGTCGTCAACTTTACCCTACGAGCTTGTTCGACTCGTTCCAGAGCTCCTTGTCGAAATTCAATGGTGCCCATGTCCAGTTCTTCAGGTATGGCtcttcaattcctttcaagaacCACACTTTCTATGCCACCCACTACATTATCAGCTCTCCCTTAAACCCTGACCAAAACCCAGTGAGGAAATCGAATTTTGTTGGGAGAAATCGACCCGTTTATCAGTATAAACCCAAGAGAAATTTGTGTAGTAGTAGTTGGATTAATAAATGGAATGAATCCCAAAAGCATAATCGACCAAAACCGCCTCGGGCTGTGTTGGATTATCAGAGTAGTGAAAGTGGGAATGGTTCAGGAAATGGCGGTGGTAGTACAATGGAGAAGATAGTGGAGAAATTGAAGAAGTTCGGGTACGTTGATGATAGTAATGACACTAAAGGGGAAGTAAGGGAGAGAGTGATTGAGAAGGGTTCAGTGGAGGATATATTTTATGTTGAGGAAGGAATTCTGCCAAATTCGAGAGGTGGGTTCTCGGCTGATTCACCATTGGGGGTAGAGAATGTGTTTGGAAGTGATGGGAAGGTAAGGTTTCCATGGGAAAAGCCTGCAGAGGAAGAGAAGCAAGAGGAGGGTTCGGTGAGGAGGAAGAGTAGGACTTCAGTAGCGGAATTGACTCTTCCGGAGTCTGAGTTGAGGAGGCTGAGGAATTTGACATTTCAGAAGAAGCACAAGACTAGGATTGGAGGTGCTGGTGTTACCCAAGCTGTAGTGGACATGATCCACGAGAGATGGAAGACTTCGGAGATTGTGAGATTGAAAGTTGAAGGTCCACCAGCTCTTAACATGAAGAGAATGCATGAGATATTGGAG CGGAAAACTGGTGGTTTGGTGGTTTGGAGGTCGGGTACATCTCTTTCTTTATACAGAGGTGTGAGCTATGAGGTTCCTTCAGTGCAGCTAAACAAGCGGATATACAAGAAAAATGACAGCTCTTCGGCATCTTTACCAACTGTTGCTGATAAATCTGTGGGAAACTTTGTTGAGATTGCTTCTTATAGTAATGTAAATACACCCCAAGAAAAGCTGGAGAATACTTTCTTGGAGAAGAAAGACAAAGAACAATTGCCAGAAGTGAAGTATGAAGATGAAGTAGACGAACTTTTAGATAGTTTAGGCCCCAGATTCAAAGATTGGCCTGGATGTGATCCATTACCTGTAGATGCAGATATGCTTCCAGGGATAGTTCCTGGTTACGAACCACCCTTCAGAGTACTTCCGTATGGTGTGCGATCTTCCCTTGGTTTACAAGAGGCAACATCTTTGAGAAGGCTGGCGAGGGTTCTTCCACCACATTTTGCTTTAG GTCGAAGCAGACAGCTCCAGGGTCTAGCAGTGGCCATGGCTAAATTATGGGAACGAAGTTTGATTGCAAAGATTGCACTGAAACGTGGTGTCCAGCTGACTACTAGTGAGCGAATGGCTGAAGACATCAAG AGATTGACTGGGGGTGTGCTGCTATCTCGAAACAAGGACTTCTTGGTCTTCTATAGGGGGAAGAATTTTTTGTCTCCAGATGTCACTGAAGCGTTACTGGAAAGGGAGAGATTAGCGAAATCCCTTCAAGATGAAGAGGAGCAGGCAAGGTTAAGAGCTTCAGCCATGGTCATGCCAAATGTTGAACAAGCTCAACACTTTGGTACCGCGGGTACACTTggggagactttggatgcagATGCTAAGTGGGGAAAGAGGATGGATAATCATCATAAGAAAAAAGTGATGCAAGAAGCAGACATATTAAGGCATGCCAATCTGGTCAGAAAGCTTGAACGAAAGCTTGCCTTT GCTGAAAGAAAGTTAATGAAAGCTGAACAAGCCTTATCTAAGGTAGAGGAGTGTTTGAAACCATCTATGCAGCAAGCTGACCCAGACAGCATTACTGATGAAGAGAGGTTTATGTTTCGTAAGCTTGGTTTACGGATGAAAGCTTTCTTACTTCTTG GTAGACGTGGAGTGTTTGATGGTACAGTGGAGAACATGCATTTACACTGGAAATACCGGGAATTGGTCAAGATAATGGTGAATGCTAAAAGTTTTGAGCaggtaaaaaaaattgcattagCACTTGAAGCTGAGAGTGGAGGTGTCTTGGTTTCAGTGGATAAAGTTTCCAAAAAGTTTGCCATAATTGTGTACCGGGGAAAGGACTATCACCGACCTTCTACATTGAGGCCAAAGAATCTCTTGACAAAAAGGAAAGCATTGGCACGCTCTATTGAGATTCAACGGCAGGAG GCTCTTCTAAAACATATTTCAGTGGTGCAGAGTAAAGTGGACACACTTAGATCCGAAATA GAACAAATGGATGCTGTGAAAGAGCGTGGAGATGAAGTATTGTACAACAAATTAGATTCTTCATATCCgactgatgatgatgatgattccGAGGCTAGTATTTGCTTAATCTTCTATGTTTACTCTCTTTGTGGTTAA